The Plasmodium malariae genome assembly, chromosome: 3 genome window below encodes:
- the EIF3I gene encoding eukaryotic translation initiation factor 3 subunit I, putative — translation MKRKYLCGHNRPLTHVNTNYDGDLLFTTGRDKKFILWRLSDGSQIGLYECSGAVYNSDVTYDSKRIVCSSAANKVYIFDVYTGETLKVIEESGPVRFVEFNKNPLDQNKIVVANDRLKADHKRFIKLYDLKSDTLIWKQEHESRCIQVRWCFFDKIILSAHENGEIVIWNAEDGHQMNKFQAHSKEVTNLAFDKDRMIMLSSSTDGTATLRDAINFEIINEYKADRPLNTCDISPLFKSENNPKNHIILAGGQAAEHVTTTATGEGKFQTLLYDIIHANELGSVKGHFGTVHSIKFLPHGDGFVSGGEDGFARIYHFDKDYFIGKYD, via the exons atgaaaagaaaatatttatgtggTCATAATCGTCCGTTAACGCAtgtaaatacaaattatgatggagatttattatttacaacaGGAAGG gataaaaaatttattttgtggAGATTATCAGATGGAAGCCAAATag GCCTGTACGAGTGCAGCGGGGCTGTGTATAATTCGGATGTTACTTACGATAGCAAAAGAATAGTATGCTCATCTGCAGCTAAtaaagtttatatatttgacgTGTACACAGGAGAAACTTTAAAAGTTATTGAAGAGAGCGGTCCTGTGCGATTTGTTGAGTTTAATAAAAATCCATTAGATCAGAATAAAATAGTTGTAGCAAATGATAGGTTAAAAGCTGACCATAAaagatttattaaattatatgattTAAAAAGTGATACATTGATATGGAAACAAGAACATGAGAGTAGGTGCATACAAGTGAGGTGGtgtttttttgataaaataattttatcagCACATGAAAATGGGGAAATAGTAATATGGAATGCTGAGGATGGTCatcaaatgaataaattccAAGCTCATTCAAAAGAGGTTACAAATTTAGCTTTTGATAAAGATAGGATGATCATGTTGAGTTCATCAACAGATGGAACAGCAACCCTGAGGGATGctataaattttgaaattataaatgaatataaagcTGATAGACCTTTAAATACATGTGATATATCCCCATTGTTTAAAAGTGAAAATAATCCAAAAAATCATATTATCCTAGCAGGTGGTCAAGCAGCTGAACATGTTACCACGACTGCTACAGGAGAGGGAAAGTTTCAAACTCTGCTTTATGATATAATACATGCAAATGAGCTAGGCAGTGTTAAAGGACATTTCGGTACTGTACAttctattaaatttttaccaCACGGAGATGGTTTCGTTTCAGGGGGTGAAGACGGATTTGCAAGAATATATCATTTTGATAAGGATTATTTTATAGGGAAATATGATTAG